A window of Aythya fuligula isolate bAytFul2 chromosome 22, bAytFul2.pri, whole genome shotgun sequence contains these coding sequences:
- the TMPRSS5 gene encoding transmembrane protease serine 5 — protein MDEDPGPSHVPWGAVSFRINADSSLLEARVRGRPGWLLACHEHWGLRMGTQLCRHLGALRMTHQKGVNLTDVKVKDTQEFVQVRPGHAGSLEDLWEVRSSCESGRIVALQCSDCGLRPGALRVVGGTDAAPGRWPWQVSVRHGSRHRCGGSVLAPRWILTAAHCLHRQLHGSGWLVGAGVARGSIEQEAGVPVEKVISHPLYNGSSLDYDIALMKLRVPLNFSDAIHAVCLPPSHRDLFPGTPCWVSGWGYTRPDQAQLTETLKEALVPLISTRRCNSSCMYEGELTARMLCAGYLQGKIDACQGDSGGPLVCQDDLTWRLVGVVSWGQGCAEPNHPGVYTNVAQLLPWIYRTTERLDLV, from the exons ATGGATGAGGATCCAGGGCCCAGCCACGTTCCCTGGGGTGCAG TGTCTTTCAGGATCAACGCGGACAGCTCGCTGCTGGAAGCGCGGGTGCGAGGCCGTCCCGGCTGGCTGCTGGCCTGCCACGAACACTGGGGGCTCAGGATGGGCACCCAGCTCTGCCGGCACCTCGGGGCGCTCCG GATGACCCACCAGAAAGGAGTGAACCTGACGGATGTCAAGGTGAAAGACACCCAGGAGTTCGTCCAGGTCAGACCTGGCCACGCAGGCAGCCTGGAAGACCTGTGGGAGGTCAG gagcagctgtgAGTCGGGACGCATTGTGGCTCTGCAGTGCTCAG ACTGTGGGCTGCGCCCCGGGGCCCTGCGGGTGGTCGGGGGCACGGACGCAGCCCCCGGGCGCTGGCCCTGGCAGGTGAGCGTGCGCCACGGCTCCCGGCACCGCTGCGGGGGCTCGGTGCTGGCGCCCCGCTGGATCCTGACCGCAGCACACTGCCTGCACAG GCAGCTGCACGGCTCCGGCTGGCTGGTGGGTGCCGGTGTTGCCCGTGGCTCCAtcgagcaggaggctggggtaCCGGTGGAGAAGGTTATTTCCCACCCGCTCTATAACGGCAGCAGCCTCGACTATGACATTGCTCTGATGAAGCTCCGCGTCCCCCTGAATTTCTCTG ACGCCATCCACGCCGTGTGTCTGCCACCCTCCCACCGGGACCTCTTCCCGGGCACCCCCTGCTGGGTCTCAGGCTGGGGCTACACCAGACCAGACCAGG cacagctaACGGAGACTCTGAAGGAAGCGCTCGTTCCCCTAATTAGCACCAGGAGGTGCAACAGCTCGTGCATGTACGAAGGAGAGCTCACGGCCAGGATGCTGTGTGCCGGCTACCTGCAGGGGAAGATAGATGCGTGCCAG GGGGACAGCGGGGGCCCCCTGGTTTGCCAGGACGATCTCACGTGGCGCTTGGTAGGCGTAGTGAGCTGGGGCCAGGGCTGTGCCGAGCCCAACCACCCCGGGGTGTACACCAACGTGGCTCAGCTTCTGCCGTGGATTTATCGCACCACTGAG AGGCTGGACTTAGTGTAA
- the LOC116497897 gene encoding T-cell surface glycoprotein CD3 delta chain-like: MAADGNPQVLRHPWVLWGPVGTRRTRCFRPIVPSHGCQGWARRQSSLPSQEEAPAPRFPLPDKELGGASRRERSWLLFLPPKLLPLLHAMHRGQALGAWVLLASVAMAGLGVQGKDIIVKEKNEKVFLICGSLKEVVWYKDGQQIANTTELDLGAMYDDPRGVYTCGKGDVSYRLQVYYRMCQNCIEVDAPTISGIVVADVIATVLLMVAVYCISGQDKGRMSRASDRQNLIANEQLYQPLGERDDGQYSRLAPTKGRK, from the exons ATGGCAGCTGATGGGAACCCACAGGTTCTgaggcacccatgggtgctgtggGGGCCCGTAGGCACCCGGAGGACCCGCTGCTTCAGGCCCATTGTGCCCTCCCATGGGTGTCAGGGCTGGGCGAGGAGGCAGTCCTCGCTGCCCTCGCAGGAGGAGGCCCCAGCCCCCAGGTTTCCGCTGCCTGACAAAGAGCTGGGTGGCGCGTCACGCCGTGAGAGGAGCTGGCTCCTCTTCCTGCCCCCCAAACTGCTGCCGCTGCTTCACGCCATGCACAGGGGACAGGCCCTGGGCGCCTGGGTGCTCCTCGCCAGCGTGGCCATGGCTGGGTTGGGTGTCCAAG GAAAGGACAtaattgtgaaagaaaaaaatgagaaggtGTTCCTGATCTGTGGATCACTCAAAGAAGTAGTATGGTACAAAGATGGCCAGCAGATAGCAAACACAACGGAGCTGGACTTGGGTGCAATGTACGATGATCCCAGAGGCGTCTATACCTGTGGAAAGGGAGATGTCTCCTACAGGCTCCAGGTGTACTATCGAA TGTGCCAGAACTGCATCGAAGTGGACGCTCCCACCATCTCGGGGATTGTGGTTGCAGATGTTATCGCCACCGTCCTCCTGATGGTTGCTGTGTACTGCATCAGTGGCCAGGACAAGGGACGCATGTCACGAG ctTCTGACAGGCAGAACCTGATTGCCAACGAGCAGCTCTACCAG ccCCTTGGTGAGCGGGACGATGGACAATACAGCCGGCTGGCACCTACCAAGGGCCGCAAGTGA
- the MPZL2 gene encoding myelin protein zero-like protein 2, with the protein MFGLTWLGAVLFLGVQLRALWPVTALEVYTSREVDAVNGTNLRLKCTFSSSSPISPQLSVTWNFQPEDLSSHEPVFYYLKEPYKLSAGRFKGRATWDGNIERYDVSIVIWNLQPTDNGTFTCQVKNPPDVDGTIGEVRLRVVQKVHFSEIHFLAIAIGSACALMIIVVTIVIICRHHRKKQQEKTTEVSDTELKEKEKLKIREEKEATPLED; encoded by the exons ATGTTTGGCCTCacctggctgggagctgtgctcttCCTTGGGGTACAGCTCCGAG cactgtggCCCGTCACAGCCCTCGAAGTTTACACTTCCAGGGAGGTGGATGCTGTGAATGGCACTAACCTACGTTTAAAATGcaccttctccagcagcagccctatTAGCCCGCAGCTGTCAGTGACGTGGAACTTCCAGCCTGAGGACCTGAGCTCTCATGAGCCA GTATTTTATTACCTCAAGGAGCCCTACAAGCTGTCTGCTGGACGGTTCAAAGGGCGAGCCACTTGGGATGGCAATATTGAGCGTTATGATGTTTCCATTGTTATCTGGAATTTACAGCCCACTGACAATGGGACATTCACCTGCCAGGTGAAGAACCCACCAGACGTTGATGGCACAATTGGTGAAGTGCGACTCAGAGTTGTGCAGAAAG TGCATTTCTCAGAAATCCACTTCCTTGCCATCGCCATTGGGTCTGCATGTGCTCTGATGATCATTGTGGTGACAATTGTGATTATATGTCGACACCATCGGaagaaacagcaagagaagaCGACTGAGGTGTCAGATACTGAACT taaagaaaaggagaagctgaagatcagagaagaaaaggaagctaCTCCATTAGAAGACTAG
- the CD3E gene encoding T-cell surface glycoprotein CD3 epsilon chain, with translation MVEKSKKRRNTRMRFELSLPFLGLLLCVGGTAAQEDLQVDISGTTVKVTYLMSEAVQWSPESPDTEGNVFIKKNHDSSPLNLTCIKSNDNIYMYLKARVCTNCRELDTLTVTGIIIADLLITFGLLILVYYFSKDRKGRPSAGAGSRPRGQKMQRPPPVPNPDYEPIRKGQREVYAGLESRGF, from the exons ATGGtagagaagagcaagaaaaggaGGAACACAAGGATGAGGTTTGAGCTGTCCTTGCCCTTCCTGGGACTCCTGCTGTGTGTGG gTGGCACCGCAGCTCAGGAGG ATCTCCAGGTGGATATTTCTGGAACCACGGTGAAAGTCACATATCTCATGTCTGAGGCAGTACAATGGAGTCCAGAAAGTCCAGACACTGAAGGCAAtgtcttcattaaaaagaatCATGACAGTTCTCCTCTCAATTTGACCTGTATAAAGAGTAATGACAATATCTACATGTACCTGAAGGCCAGAG TGTGCACCAACTGCAGGGAGCTGGATACCTTGACTGTGACAGGGATCATCATTGCGGATCTGCTCATCACCTTTGGGTTGCTGATTTTGGTCTACTACTTCAGCAAAGACAGGAAGGGGAGACCGAGCGCTGGTGCTGGCAGTCGGCCACGAG GTCAGAAGATGCAGCGTCCTCCCCCTGTTCCAAACCCAGACTATGAG CCCATCCGGAAAGGCCAGCGGGAGGTGTATGCAGGCCTGGAATCCAGGGGCTTCTGA
- the ZW10 gene encoding centromere/kinetochore protein zw10 homolog has protein sequence MAAPAGSLVAAVLATSGRLDKEGLGTRIGRLARRVEELKGEVCSAITSKYSEFLPSARSAEELVAQVDRLSGSIELLRAGIEEQVQRDLNVAVAEFTELKQQLERDTLVLSILKKLQEFDTAMKEYNTALLEKKYVVAAQQLEKARSSLKMLESRKGFELKILKALGTELTVQTQNMLYHLGEEWQKLAVWKLPPSKESSSLESAMHSELHLCTLPSKEEEIAGPPVASVLQAFAVLGELRTKLKIFGQLLLKYILKPLISYPSLQPFTEEMSDVVILRFKCEKPDLDHFSPVEVFDKIKFVLEVLHKYLLNVPVEQRVEDKKECRVTLAELLGDMIWEELSDCLIQNCLVNSIPTNNSKLEQYIEVIKSTEEFEKALKNMQFLKGDMTDLLKYARNVNSHFANKKCQDVIVAARNLMTSEIHNTVKITPDLCVALPKLPDPGSGDHLNMQKTSKQLPKEMVNLENETRLSQYTFSLPTCRISSSVEKLMELAYQTLLEATGSTDQCCIQLFYSVRNIFQLFYDVVPTYHRENLQKLPQLAAIHHNNCMYIAHHLLTMGHQFQYRLTNIMCDGAATFVDLVPGFRRLGMECFLAQMRVQKGEILERLSSARNFSNMDDEENYSAANKAIRQVLHQLKRLGKVWQDVLPVNVYCKAMGTLLNTALSEIVTRIAALEDISAEDADRLYSLCRIMVEEGPQVFTPLPEEDKNKKYQEEVPVYVKKWMTFKELMIILQANLQEIVDQWADGKGPLAAEFSPAEVKSLIRALFQNTERRAAALAKIK, from the exons ATGGCGGCTCCCGCGGGCTCGCTGGTGGCCGCCGTGCTGGCGACCTCGGGCCGCCTGGACAAGGAGGGGCTGGGCACCCGCATCGGCCGCCTCGCCCGCCGTGTGGAGGAGCTCAAG GGAGAGGTGTGCTCCGCCATCACCAGCAAGTACAGCGAGTTCCTGCCCAGCGCGCGCAGTGCCGAGGAGCTGGTGGCGCAGGTGGACAGGCTGTCAGGGAGCATCGAGCTGCTCAGGGCCGGCATTGAGGAGCAG gtTCAACGAGACCTAAATGTTGCTGTTGCTGAATTTACTGAattgaagcagcagctggagcgaGACACACTGGTTTTGAGTATTCTGAAAAAGCTACAAGAG TTTGATACAGCTATGAAAGAGTACAACACTGCATTGCTGGAGAAGAAGTATGTTGTAGCAGCTCAACAACTGGAAAAG GCACGAAGCAGCCTGAAAATGCTGGAATCCCGTAAAGGCTTTGAGCTGAAGATCCTGAAGGCACTGGGCACAGAGCTGACGGTGCAGACACAAAATATGCTCTATCATCTAGGAGAAGAATGGCAGAAATTGGCTGTATGGAAGCTTCCTCCTTCAAAAG aAAGTAGCAGCCTGGAGTCAGCGATGCATTCAGAATTGCACTTATGCACACTGCCATCAAAAGAGGAAGAGATTGCTGGCCCGCCTGttgcttctgtgctgcaggcatTTGCTGTCCTTGGAGAACTGCGCACCAAGCTTAAAATTTTTG gcCAGTTGTTGCTGAAATACATCCTCAAGCCGCTGATTTCATACCCATCTCTTCAGCCATTCACAGAAGAAATGTCAGATGTGGTCATCCTACGTTTTAAGTGTGAGAAGCCTGACTTGGATCATTTCTCTCCTGTGGAGGTTTTTGACAAGATCAAGTTCGTTCTTGAAGTTCTTCACAAATACTTGCTGA ATGTGCCAGTTGAACAGCGTGTGGAAGACAAAAAGGAATGCAGAGTGACGCTGGCAGAACTGCTGGGTGATATGATATGGGAAGAGCTATCAGACTGCCTCATTCAGAACTGCCTAGTGAATTCAATCCCAACCAATAATAGCAAACTAGAGCAGTATATAGAG GTGATTAAATCCACAGAGGAATTTGAAAAAGCCCTGAAGAACATGCAGTTTTTGAAAGGAGACATGACCGATTTACTGAAATACGCTCGTAACGTCAATTCCCACTTTGCCAATAAGAAATGTCAAGATGTGATTGTGGCAGCCAGAAACTTGATGACCTCAGAAATACACAATACTGTAAAG ATCACACCTGATTTGTGCGTAGCCCTACCAAAGCTTCCTGATCCTGGGTCAGGAGATCACTTAAACATGCAAAAAACATCTAAACAACTTCCTAAGGAGATGGTGAATTTGGAGAATGAGACCAGACTGAGCCAGTACACGTTCTCTTTGCCCACATGCCGCATCAGTTCATCGGTGGAGAAACTGATGGAACTGGCTTATCAGACACTGTTGGAGGCTACAGGCAGCACAGATCAGTG ctgTATACAGCTCTTCTACTCTGTGCGGAACATATTCCAGCTGTTTTATGATGTAGTACCAACATACCACAG AGAGAACCTTCAGAAACTCCCCCAACTAGCAGCTATTCATCACAACAACTGCATGTACATTGCTCACCACTTGCTCACCATGGGACACCAGTTCCAATACCGCCTGACGAACATCATGTGTGACGGAGCAGCTACTTTTGTAGATCTGGTACCTGGTTTTAGGAGACTTG GAATGGAGTGTTTTCTGGCCCAGATGCGagtgcagaaaggagaaatcCTGGAGAGGCTGTCAAGTGCCAGGAATTTTTCTAATATGGATGATGAGGAAAATTACTCTGCAGCAAACAAAGCAATAAGGCAG GTATTGCATCAGTTGAAAAGGCTGGGGAAAGTTTGGCAAGATGTCCTTCCAGTGAACGTATACTGCAAGGCCATGGGGACCTTACTGAACACAGCGCTCTCAGAGATTGTCACTAGGATTGCTGCCCTAGAG GATATCTCTGCAGAAGATGCAGACAGGTTGTACTCCCTCTGTAGGATCATGGTAGAGGAAGGACCCCAAGTTTTCACCCCACTCCCTGAAGaggacaaaaataagaaatatcaaGAGGAAGTTCCAGTGTACGTGAAGAAATGGATGACGTTCAAAGAGCTGATGATCATCTTGCAAGCTAACCTCCAAGAAATAGTGGATCA ATGGGCAGATGGGAAGGGGCCTCTTGCCGCTGAATTCTCTCCAGCTGAAGTGAAGAGTCTGATACGAGCCTTGTTCCAGAACACAGAAagaagggcagcagcactggccAAAATCAAGTAA